The Lathyrus oleraceus cultivar Zhongwan6 chromosome 5, CAAS_Psat_ZW6_1.0, whole genome shotgun sequence genome includes the window TAAAAAATTGAATCAAACATGGAGATTAAAAGTGAATCCTGGCCTAAATGTCACAATACTAGAGTCGTATTACAAACAAATATACTACCTAACTTAACAGTTCAGCATACATCAACACAAAGTAAATTAATGGATTGCTCTTCTATGCCATCTCCAATATTCTTATAGCCACACAACTATTCCACAAACTCAATACGAGGATATCCTACACATAGATTCAAACCTTAGAAACATAGAAAGAGAGGAGTGATAATATATTCTACAATTTACAATGTATAATAACAACCCATGATAGTATAAATCACAACATACAATAATGCACAATCATACAACTTTACACAGAGTTACACGATGTACTCATGAATGCATATGCAATGCATCTTATCATTCTACTCTGATGGATGTGGTACCATCACTGAATTCATGTCTTATTCATGAAAGTACACGCGGGCTATATTTCGTACCACAACACACTTTCTGATTTCTATAGTTTAAAAGGATATCTGAGTTATGCCCCGTACTACAACACTCTCTCTAGACGTTCGTAGATCCAAAATATCTAGAGTATATGTGAGCAATTTAGTACTACAACACTCTCGCTAAACGAAACATACTCCCATTCTAGTATGACTCATGATGATCAGACATACATGAATGCCCCCCGAACCTCATTCCATTATGGATAACACATTAAACTTGATTACTATATTAGGATTTCCAAAAGGTTTAACCAAACTTTAAACTCATGTCCTAATATTTTCCGCATTTGGGATTCACAATTTTCCCACACATTCACTTCGAATGACCGCATTAGGACTTCATAAGGACTTTATCTAAACAATGAACTAATATCCTAAGGTTACGTCAAATTAAATTATTTCATAACAACATTATACAATGCATATCAGTATCATTAAGCATTACCACAAGATAGGTCTTTGCAATAGTTTTCCAATGCATATGACCGCGTCCCAACTGAAGTTTCTAAAATTAAGTATTGATATTTTTCGTAACTCCTAGGATTGCAATCAATTACGCAACTGTTTTGTTTGAGTTTTTACTTCTGCTGAAGAGGTGTCAATCGATTTCACTTTTGATACAATCGTTTGCACTGCTATTTTTCTTGACTTTTTTACACGTGCTGAAGAGGTGTCAATCAATTTCTCTTTTGGTGCAATCAATTCCATAATACAAAATTTAGTTATTTCACAACCGTAATCACATCCAAACTCAATATAAACTCATCCTAGGCACGAAATTACATAACATCATGCATTATAACATCATACAAACATCAATTTGAACACAAAATTGATCCATACTAACACATTTTCATAAAAGTAAACATGAATTCAACAATCATACACATAATAATGAACAAACATACAAATTCACACAAACACTCTAAAGATCTACCGTTCAAGAGGCAAACCCAAATCTAGGGTTAAAAAAATCATATCTTATGGAAATTTCCACATGAATGTTTAACAACATCGTCATCACCCTTGGGATTAAATGGTCCATCGATGACAACACACGACAGATTTTTGTCAACCAATAACAAGTGTACATACATGTTCACTTTCcaataaatataatttttacCTTTGAATTATATGCTTCCTTAAGATCGTAATCTTCCGCCATGTTCACAACTTTTGGATGTAACATAGACACAATCAAAAGACCAACTTTGATGTCAATTGTTGGGTGTGAATATGGGAATAGAAAAGCGGTATAGAGGAGGTGAATAAACCCAAATAAAATTCAACCGACATTTACAAAAACTATCATAGTGTTTTAAAAAATTGTGAGCGGAAGGTTTGATGCGAAAATATGAAAATTATACTATTCGAAATTCTGATCACGTTAACACTAGATCGTTTCACAAACACCAAAGATGAATATGATGAAACACTAGGTATTCAATTGATTCAGTTGTGTAATCCACAAGGTGTGTATACACAATTATTCAATGTAGAAAGTTCTAAGCATGCAAATACTACGAAATTAAATGCAAGAgtaaagatatatatatatatatatatatatatatatatatatatatatatatatatatatatatatatatatatatatatatatagagagagagagagagagagagagagagagagagagagagagagagagagagagagagagagagagagagagagagagagagagagagagagagagagagagagagagagagagagagagagagagagagagagagagagagagagagagagagagagagagagagagagagagagagagagagagagagagagagagagagagagagagagatgacaTCGATATTTAAAACGGTCGGAGTTCCTTGTCGCTTTGCCTACGTGCACTTTTCAATACTTTCCCATTGGAACCTGCATAGTTCCCTTTTATTTGACAAATTTTccaagagttcatacaatcaccaatCCACAATACAGCTGAGTAAATTAAACTCTCCTATCTGAATCTTGACTTGTATATAGCGTAATGTCAAACTCTCTACGTAATCTTTACTTGATTAACGCTTCTTGAATCTTTCAATACCACCAATATGCTTAAATCCTTCATGTGTAGCAATCAACCCCTTATCCTACCGATTCCTTGAGTGATGAATTGTACTAATATTTGAGAAGAACCCCATCTTATCTGTAGCCTTCCACACAGTCACTACTAAGGAAATTCTGGAAAGAATAACCTACTTGTTTTCAATGGAATTTTTCATCACCAATGACAATCACCTCAATCTTGCAAACAACCTGAAAATCTTAGTCAAATCTTCAAGAAAAATTATTTTCAAGAAGGCACCTCCTTTAATCAATTACCAAATCTCTTGTTATCAAGATCTGAGTTGAATTGAAGTTGAAGATGCAAGAATTTCGTTGCAAGAACTTTGATCTTTCAAAACAGAGGAAATTGATTTTTCACTTAATCACAATGTTAATTATGATATTATGAATTCGAAAATGATGACAAAAAGGTTTTATATGCGCTTGAGATTAAACACTGAAAATGGTTGAAAAAGTTAGTTAGATTCAAATCAAAAGCAattcatgatttgaatcaaatgaacaagtgaaataaaataaaataaatacaaagtttTGATCCATTTTTTAGTTTATTCAAATCAAGGACCTCGTGATTTGAATCATGTGTTAAATTTGATCAGAATCAAACAGGTTGGGTCAACTAGGAAAATGTGGAAAAATTGCATGATTCGAACCATGTGtaaaatttgatttgaatcaattGAGGCAGAGGTGAACCCGAGTTTAATGATTCGAATCATATGTAAaatgtgattcgaatcaaatggTTCGAAAATTTCCAGTTTGGCTCTGTTCAGAATGATTCGAATCAGGATTTGtacttgattcgaatcaaacacCCAAACtctcaaaatttcaaaattttaaagATACCTTGAGATTTTTCTTTCCACCTAACTTGAATCAATATCATATTTGACTCTTATTCCACGAACTCATGCAATTGATTAGAAGTATCATGATCAAGTTCAAATATAACCAATGGTTTATGCATgttaaaaataaatattttcaacACTTGATTCATAGATGCAAAATCATGAAGGAGACTCAATAATCGAAAGTAAATCAAAGATGAAAGTGATAAGATAAGTAACAAAATAACCGTATTGGGGTGCTCTCCCTGAATGTATTAGGGATATGCAACTAGACACACAATATGGTAAAAATGGTCATACACTTGATGTGTGCTATAGGAAGCATGGCTATCCaccaagtgattttcaaaaaGGAATGCCTATGCTAACAATGTTAGAGTTGACATTCAAGAAGATAGCGCATATTTAAAGATGAAAACTACAGATGATGGCAATGTGTCTTTAACTAAATATCAATACAATATCTTGCTTGCCTTGCTCGAGAAGAATAATGATTAGAAGAGAAAGTAACAACTGATATTCTGCAGAAGTAGCAGATAAACACTTTGACCATGATTTCAAATCCAAAGATGATAATTGCAATAAGATCTTAGATACAGGAGCAATATATCACATTCGCAATTCCATAAATTGGATCCTTTCATATAACGTAGTTACTCCTATATCTGTTGGTTTGCCTAACAACAATATTATTTAAGCTCATATAGTTGGTAAAGTTAAATTACATGAAAAGTTGATCATAAAAAGGGTGTTATATCTACATGATATTAATGTCAATCTGATATTTGTTCAAGACTAGCTAAGAGACATAGTAGTGGCATCTTGTTTGAAGATGATTCACCCCATGAAGTTTTATATGGTGTTAAACTAGATCTCAAGATGATAAAGACATTTAAATGTCTGTATTACTCATCCACATCAACCTCTAAAAAGTGTAATACTAGTATTTCAACTTCACACCTCACATATACCTTATCCCTCAACAATGACTCAGAACCCTCGTCATATACCCCAGCTAACAAAAATCTTAAATAGATAGCTGCTATGTAAGCTGAGGTAGATGCTTTAAATGCCAATCAAACTTAGGAAATCACAACTCTACCTTGAAGGTGTTATACCTATATGAACTAAATGGGTGTTTGAAATAAAAAGACATGCATATTTGACTATAGAAAAATATAAAGCAATACTTGTTGCTCAAGGCTTTACACAAATTGAAGGACTTGACTACTTTAAGACCTTTTCATCAGTGGCAAAAATGTCCACAGTAAGAGTTCTCCTTGCATTAATTTCAATTAAATAATGGAATAAATTTGATGTAAACAATGTTTTTTTTGCACGGTGATCTCAATGAAATTGTCTATATGAAGGTGCAACAAGGAGTTCGTTCACTCACCTAAACCAACACAAGATTGTAGGCTCACCCAGTCAGTATATGGCTTGAAACAAGCAAGAAGACAATGGTTTGACAAATTAACTTTTTTCCTTCTGAATCATGGTTTGACTCAAGCTCGGACATACCATACTCTTTTTATCAAGTCCACTAGAAGCACTTTCTTCTCCTTACTTGTGTATGTGGATAACATACTATTGGTTGGACCTAACTTGACGGAGTTTGATATCCactagatgaagatgaaagtAAGTAACTTGCTCAATAAGTTACTTTGTGAAGGCAATGTATTAGAGACGAAAGTTATGTAAGTAACTTGCTCTGCAAATTACCTAATTTTTAGAGTAAGTTAGACAATTTATTAGGCAGTTATTTTTTCTGTTATGTTCTCTAATTAATTAGCTCATGTGCCAAGCTTCTACGTAAGCTTGTTTTGCTTTCATTGCAAACTAATGAACCGATGCTTTCATTCACTCAATACATTTTCTGTCAACCTTATCAAAGAGTTAGAAACTCGGTTACATAAAATAATACAGAGGAAAAAATGAAAATTTAACCACAATGAAGTACCATGTGAAGCCAAATTTTTTCCAACTAATGAGGCACCATCTCACCAATTTTGATCAATCTACATAGCAAGCAAACTGAAAACTAACtatacaaacaaacaaaaatatgAAAAGGAGCTATACCACAACCACAAAAACTATAGTAATATTCTTTTAATAAATAGCACCATTTCATCATCATTTATAGAAGAGTCTCATGCACTTCATAATAgatttaattatattttttctatttgaaattttaattcaatgATTCTGAAATGCTATTTACTATTGGTTTTACATCCTAAAATGAAGAAGTAGAAAAATCTAAATTAAAGAAGCAACGAAAACCCTCAGTTGCAGAAGTAATCAACAATTAGAGAGAGCAATTAGaacaattagaagaagaaataaaCAAGACCAGAAAGAACCTGAAACAATCCAACAAGAGGAGAAACACATAGCACTTATAAGGCTCAAGCAAGATCTCAAGCACTTGCGATGGTGTTCGCTCGACTGGATGAATATCAACAGCGGGGATGAGAGTCACACACACATATTCTAGATGAGAGAGGTACGGTGGTGGCTTTAGACACGAGTATGTGACAAATGAGAATACGTTTGTAGTGAAAGTAGAAATATGAAAAGAGAACACACTCATATAACAGAAAAGGAAAAGAAGATAGTATTTGAAATTACTCTATTGATTAATTGTGTCAAAATCACGTGTTGAAATTGAATTTCTCATAAAATTCTTTTACAAATCTCAACACAAAGTAAAAGATAAATGGCTTGTATTAACTTTTGCCATGTGCAAGCCAAAGTGGCAGTAGTAGATGTTGCTTGATGTTCAATAATCTGTGACGAATGGCCTGTATTTCTTTAGGTCAACCACAATGCTAGCAATTGAGCCAAGAGCAGCAAAAACTGATACAATAAAGCATACAAGACTTATGATTTTTAACCAAATCCATTTCCTACTCCATTTTGGAACCTTCTTCTGCAAGATATACATCTCCACCGGATAATAAACCGTTAACGGCCAAAACCCAATTGCTCCAATAAATCCCAGAACATCATTGAAAAAAGGAATCACCATTGCAACAAAAGTAGCTATGATCACAAATAATGTTCTCCAAACTAATCTAAATAGATTGAGATTGTAACCACCAAAAACTCTGAAATTCACTTTTGTTTTAGGCCATCTTTTTGCTGCCCATTTCTCTACAAAGGCATAGACAGGTTGAGCATATACTTGGTATGTTCCAACAAGGTGAATCACGATGGTCGCATTCGCTAAATCAATGACCCATGATGGATTGTACGAACTAAATCCAGTGAGCAAGTTCCCTGGTGCTTGTTCTCCAAATGCAGCATAGCCCATGCAGCCACAAAGCATGTAAAATGCTGTAGTCACAATAGTACTTAAGGTAGTTGCCTTACTCATTGTTTTTACTTCAGATGGTGGATTTTTTATGGTGTCCTGAATTTCGATGAGAATTTGAGAATATGAATAAGCAAAGGCTATGTTACCAAGAGCTTGGAAAATTCCCCATAGTTTTTCTGTTGATGACACATTTCCACTGCTTCCTCCGGTTACAGTACCCTTGAATGTACCGTTTACTGTTTAAGAATCAGTTAAACAAAAATCATAAGTAAATAATTTTCGTCTATGGTTTATAAATATGTATATAGTATCTATAAAACGGTAGGAATGTAACCTGCAACTTGGTAAATTGCGAGAAAGCAGCCGATTATGGAATAGACGAAAGACATGATTGCTGCCACTACTGAAAGCAACCATGTTTCATGAAACTCAGGAATTTGAGAAGCGAAAATTTGAATCACTCCAAAACCGATCATGTATGGATTGCTTGAAATCCTACATGGATCTTTTCCTCCCGATTTATGAAGGCATCTGGTCTTTTTTATTTCCCTGTCATCCAAAGCGATTTTACATTAAAACAaaacatcaacatcaacatctTCTCATTTTTTTATTACTCACATTTTCATActaaaaattcaaaaaattaaCAGATTGAGTCAATAAAAAAAATCTTAGACTTTCTCTCTTTAAAGTATAATTTTACATTCTACAAAATATTATAAACTTGAATCAGTTTTTTCCCCCAAAAGTACAAATGACATAATTAAACTCACATCATGCTAATAGCAGCTGCAATTGAATATCCTGTTGCACTGCAGCAAAGACATATGTACTGAATTAATGCACAAACTGTGTAATGGTACCTGCCTGCAAAAAACATTAATTTGTTCAAGCATTAACTATATTTGGTCCATCTCAGAGTTTTTTTGAAATCTTGGTATCTGGTTTTGTGACCGACTAATCAAGGGGACCAATCCCACCGTCCACTTGCAGGAGTCGAGTCTCGAGCAAAGCTCTGTAAGGACTTGGCCCAACACAATTATTGTAATTTGCACCTAACGGAATTCGAATTTGGACCCAGTAGACCAAAGGTTTCATGCTAGACTCTTAACAGgtaaaatgaaaaataaataaatttaagaCTAGAGCGAATATGTGATAGTTTACCAAGAATGTTTTGAACTGCATCGACGTAAGTATAGTTTCTCTTCCCAAAAAGAGGATCACCAGAACGATAACATTCAGTTAGCATCCATGAAGTATACAAAGTGATGAGGCTGAAAAGGATCATCACCGTAGGACCAGCAATCCAACCCAATTGTGCTATAGCCCATGCCAATGACAGTACTCCAGATCCAATCACAGCTGTTATTATATGAGAGCTTGATGTCCAAATGGTTCCTTTTCATATACCACAAAATAAAGTTCAACTTTCGTTACTAAAAAGCATCTATAACATAAACAATTGACTTAAAAACTTTCCACTAAATCAGTTCAATTGGTAGCTATGCAGAGACATCAAATATCAAACACAAATTCGAACCGCGATATTCCACTTTCAATAATGAATTTCAACCTCTAAAACACGTAAAACTAtaagaaaatgaattaatttgCACCTGTTCTTCTAGGACGGCCATCATCGTCCAAGTATTCAAAATTAGGTTGTAAAGGGTGAGCTTCCATTGGCTTCAATTACTTCAAATAATTAGGAGTGTTTTTTTTTACCATAGGTTTACAGGTTACaccatttatttatttatagtAATTCAAATGCAAAGAATTCTACATTGACTAATGTGGACAAACGCGGTAAACTTATAAAGGATACTCTTTCCGGTCTTCACTTCACCTTTGATGTATTTGATCTATAATATAGATCAAATACATTATACTAGCTGTTGTAAAGAGAAATACATCTAACTATAAACAACATTATACTTTTATGGAATTTATTGTTATCGATATTCAGAATAAATAAGTGTATCCATATTAATATATTAATGTATTAACTATctacttttttttctttttaaatattttttttattttaaaattgttttttttaattgttatttttaaaatttaagtTAGTATTAGTTGCATTTTTATCAAAATTATCCCTAGATAATTATTacagaaaaaataaaatgaatgtaataaataattaagaaaattataaataaaagaagaattattgtttaaaaaataatattaatgattaattttttttatatgtataaaatgtaaaaaaaaaaatcCAGAAATTGAAGGAGTAGTTAAAAATTAAGACATCTACTTGGatgttgtttttattttcaattcTCTTTAAAGAAAATATTAAATTATTGTAAATAATATATCACTAATAAAAAAATGTTGACAATTTACGATTATAAAACTCAGTGTGATTGAACTTTATGAAATTTAtata containing:
- the LOC127079110 gene encoding amino acid permease 2; protein product: MEAHPLQPNFEYLDDDGRPRRTGTIWTSSSHIITAVIGSGVLSLAWAIAQLGWIAGPTVMILFSLITLYTSWMLTECYRSGDPLFGKRNYTYVDAVQNILGRYHYTVCALIQYICLCCSATGYSIAAAISMMEIKKTRCLHKSGGKDPCRISSNPYMIGFGVIQIFASQIPEFHETWLLSVVAAIMSFVYSIIGCFLAIYQVAVNGTFKGTVTGGSSGNVSSTEKLWGIFQALGNIAFAYSYSQILIEIQDTIKNPPSEVKTMSKATTLSTIVTTAFYMLCGCMGYAAFGEQAPGNLLTGFSSYNPSWVIDLANATIVIHLVGTYQVYAQPVYAFVEKWAAKRWPKTKVNFRVFGGYNLNLFRLVWRTLFVIIATFVAMVIPFFNDVLGFIGAIGFWPLTVYYPVEMYILQKKVPKWSRKWIWLKIISLVCFIVSVFAALGSIASIVVDLKKYRPFVTDY